Within the Onychostoma macrolepis isolate SWU-2019 chromosome 14, ASM1243209v1, whole genome shotgun sequence genome, the region ttaaaactaaaattagatTAGCAATGAAGAGAATTTGcactataaaattatttttcttaccatGTGTATAATCAGAGAGCAAGAAAGGATCTATTTTTCCACGTCCAACATCTTCTAGTAGATACCGTGGTACTAAACGCACAACAacagtgtaaatatatttatgattgTTTCAACATTAATGAATAAGGTAGTAGATTGTAGCTTCTCTAAACCTTCTAAAACTCACCGCAGGTGAAGGAGACTCTCAAGTGCTTTTTGGTCCCAGGGAAACAGGGGTCTCCAAATCCCTGAGCATCAGCCAGTACAGAGCAGTTCGTCCTGCCATGACACTTCCTTGAGACCCTCCTCAAGGCTGATGGGGACAAGCACTCTAGCAGGAAACAAGCATTTAAGCATAATCTTATTcaataaattactatttttaagaaTATGTGATGATCTCTGTTCTACTTTGTACAAAGGAAAAAAGGATTTGAACACATAATTTGGTGCCTCTACTGTTGTTGCAAAACCTTCCCACTAGATGGGAGGAGTGTGTTATTTCAGTCTCAGACCTATGTCTGGTTTTGTTTTAGCCTCTTGAGGGCACTCAAGGCTGTCATGCTCCAGGTGGCCAAACGTGGCTGAATAGATGGCCAAAACCGTGTCATTCTTACAGGCCAACTTCATTCGCTCATTCTCACACACTGTTCTCGAACGATGATGCTCTGTGGAAAAGAAAAACTCATTAGGTGTGTGAAAAACAAGATATTTCGAAATCTGATTGAAAAGACAGTCAGATTCAAgtgtatatttgattattctgttCCTATTGCTCAGACTATTTCAGGTCACTTTCAATTAGATCGAAATTCATTCGGATCAAGCTCAGTTGACTGAGGTGTTTACAAGCCTTTTTAATCCAAAGAGCCATCGATATGATTATTTGGGTGCATGTAGATGTCCTGATTggttacaaaatattgctgaaGCACAAATATAGGTGTCTCACCAGGCTTACACTTGTAGGACACAATGATGTATTTGCTGGTTTCAGGGCAGGGATCTTGACCAAACACAGGACTCACCACTGGAATCTGACACTCCCGTCGATCCTGGCACTCAGACATCACTTTCtagacataaaaacaaacacattctgagtgaaattcattaattattatgaGTTCTctggaattaaaaaaatgagaaatCCAGATCAAAGATACCTGAATGGCTGTGGTTGATGTACAGTCTGTGTTTTCTTCTGTTATGTTTGGGTTTGTGTGTGGGCATAGATATGGACTTGGAACACGGCGTCCATAAAATGCTGAGAGAACAGCCACAGATGTTCTGGAGGGGCACTTAATGGACAGCGTCTCTCCATCACACGCATGGGCAGTGTGGTTCTTCAGGATTCTGTGGAGGTAATCTAAGAGGAAAATATGTGCAGACATCACTTGCAGACAAAACATCAGTTGAACGTCACTACTGCCGAGATAAAAGCCTGTCACTGCTCAGCGTACAAACAAGGCATTGTGaatgcatttagaaaacagCATTGTAGACCACAATTAATGTACACTGATTCTACAAGCCTGTTGTAATGCAAATCCAGCAGAATGACAATGGGCAAACCAACTCCCTCACTTATCTAATCTTGCGAGGTGGGGCTGACATTAAAACTTTGTgatgcaaaaaacaaaatcttCTCAGGTTTCTACCACAACTGCTGTTTCAATCTTAAAAATGATACATTAACAGAGTTTTCCAGCTGGTTCCAACTGgacaaaagtaaaaataaaaataaaacataaaataaaacaataattttgttaattattttgcatCTTGGTGGGCCTATGCACTTTTTTTAATAAGAcatttcagtgattttaatggagaaaactaaataacataaaaataataaaaatgattaataataaagaTGTATTAACGAGTTCGTTTGCCCATATAATCATTGGGAAATAGAGTAAACTTATTTGGCTTGCTGTCCACTGATGGGTGGCTCGATGAAGCAGTTTCAACTTGAGCTCTGATAAACCCCCCAGGGACATGGTATAAGGTGATTACAAAGGGCAAGGTACCTAAGAAGAAGGTGGAgattggggaggtggagggatgctagAGCAGCTGAGACTGGAGAGAGGTAAGCAGCTGCTTATATACTCCGGCTGTTGATTGAAAGATTAGATGGGCTCGCTCCTCCCTAACTTACGTTTAGGAacttcatttaataataaatttcagtgatttggggaaatggtaaataaaataataaaataaaacaaaaatattggtaagcctatgcatttatttgtattattaatacattatgcattattttattaatactttgttTTGGGGATTAGTCTAAAAAGATCTATAgacaatcacaaaataaaattatcaatagtttaaaaaaaattgaattaatacatttgttttactattattaaaaaaagggGGAGGGGGATCTTAATTCATGTTGTTATTGGCatgtttcctttaaaaaattaGGAATTGTTCATCTTTCAAATCCTCAACTAACTTTATCAGAAAATTGCACTGAAAGAGAGAGGCAGAGGTCAAAGACAGCCATGTAGTCAGAAAAAATGACCCCAACAGGATTTGAAAGAGGTCTTCCTGTTCACTGTACTGTGAACTTGGGATTTAAATCTTGGAGAACATAAGTGGAAAACATAAATTAGGGATACTGCAGAAAATTTCCTTCTATAGAAGcatttttctctttcttatCCTCCACTTTTCCACGCAGCTCAGGTTTCTAGACTGTTACGTTCTAAACATGCATGGCCCCGTTCCTTCACTGGACCATATCCACAAGCATTCAGTGAGAAGGAACTGGATCAATGGCAATTGTAATGTTTGGCCTGTACCTCTCTCTCTCGGCTTAGACCATTCTGCATCTGTAGAGCCCACTGTTATGCAGTGCCAGGCACAGACACActcacaaataaacacaatgagCTATTCTTGGCTGATTATTACTTGAAGCCACTACGCAGGACAACTGAATTACGAAGCCAACATTTGTCAGGGACACTTAAATGCTGACGTTTATGGTACTATGACACATAAACACCGCAGCTGGCTTCAAATTTGATGATTTCTTTTTAAGCTCAAAATATAGTGTATTTTGCACTTCTTCAGCCTAAATTTTAcacaaaatgtttgtctttggTTCAGAATGGGTTAATGTAGATAACTGCCTTCCTTTCCTACATGGACTGTCCTCAAACAATGGAGGAGGATGGGACAGTTCTGTGACCCTAACACCCGTCTCTCTTAAGCTGATACACTACAGATTGTTGACAAGGATTGTGTGAAAGACAAAATACAGAATGTTCTCTTTCCTTTCGGAGGTTCGCTCCAAGACAACATGCTGAATTTCCTCTATCACAACCACAAAATCAGAGAAAAACACTTACCAGTGAAATCTGGAGCTGACGAGGTTTGCCGTGTGTTGACAGATAGGGCGATGGAGAGGAAACACCAGGACCAACAAGAGCTCCATGGAGACATAGTGCTCAACGCACATTACGAAGCGCTGTGATTTTTAACTAGGAGAAGTTGTTTGGCTGTTTACTGCCCTCTGACTTCTGACCAGGAGAAAGGGGTCAATGGTGGCATTGTGCTGAGAGGAGAACAAGAGCTCACTCAACAGCATTGACACTGACACACATTTGTGTCATTGCACTAATTAGACAGTTTTCATGCttgttttccatttatttatcaaaaggGCTTTTTGAGGTGACAGAGTTCACACGTCTGTTTTTAATAAGCAACCACCCTGATGATAATAAATTTAGTTTCCAGTCAATAGTAAAGCAAAGATTAGTGTTCCATAATTCTGTAATACAGTTTAAATCAGAAGTCTAGTCTTTTACgtatataaaagttttaaaaatctggTTAAATTAACCAGAAAAGAACATTAGTGTAACATATTAAGACTTCACATACACATTAAATTTTAGGTGTCTGGTCacattaatgaaattaatacttttattcagcaaagatgtgttttataaaaaaagtgatacatattgttagaaaagatttatattttgaatatgctgttctttttaactgtttattcatcaaagaatcctgaaaaagtaacacaggttccaaaaaaaaaaatatataataataataatacagcatGTTGGTAATAAATCACAATGATTTTTGAAAGAcacatgtgaaattatattttaaagtataataaaatagaaaacttgttttatttcattacttttgtaataatatttcacgagATCACTGTTTTTCTCtattttcgatcaaataaatgcagccttgatgagtaAAAgatacttctttaaaaaacattcaaaatccaAACTTTGAATGGCATTGTATATCTTTCATACACATTGATctcaaatgttttaatatatcttcaaatgtatttaataatataccGTAATACAAAATATGTTACTATTTAGtctttttgaaatataatttaatataattgaaTGTTTGACTTTTCAATTTCTTGTCTTAAGCATATATCACATAAAATTATACACTTAAAACAAgaccaaaaaataaacatttgctagttagaaaaattaaaatcacaatattactatttttactgtatttttgatcaaatataatttctttgatcaaaaatacagtaaaacagtaatattgcctTAGTGAAAGTAAGatctctttcaaaaacattacaaaatcttaccaaacttttgaagggtaatgtacataaaataatattctcTGAAAATAAGTATTATTATCTTACACACTTTTGTTTCTTGAATGAatcttgttttaaatttatttatcttttggtcatttttgtcATGCATTAAATCAGATTTCTCTCCATTTTCAGATTTCTCTCcaagaaaaaaactcaaaacaaGAAATGATCTTTGCTGAGCTTGAGTATTTAGTTTCCTTTGCTTGTGCTGATGTACAGGGACAGCAGTGGGCTCTCATGATCAACATTAGGGGTCCTGTTTCGAGAGATAAAGCATGGATTTTCCAACTGTGTGTTCCCAGCTGCTGGATGTCCTGTAGATAGCCTATCATCTGAGGATAAGTGCTTCCTCTCAGCCTGGAGAAGAGAGGTCAGTGGTTAGTGAGTGCATCACATTTCTGTATTCCAGAAACACAAGAAAAAGCAACTCTGTCTCCATAGCAACTAAATACATATAGCTGGAAATATGAGTCTTGCGTCATTCTGCTATAAGGACAGTATGTTATCTGAACATGTGCTGCCTATTCAGCAGAACACAGAAAACGTGTAGGACTCTCTATATGCTGTGTCTTAGCTTTCTCAGCAATCTGTCAATACAAACACCCTCCCCGAGTCAAAGAAAGTACCCCCCCCCATATGAGACTGGTCTAGAGCCTGAtaggaatgttcgtgaattaaATGCTGTACAATAAGGTGCTGACCTTTGACATGTTTGCTTAGTGATTGCGACAGTAACATCAGATTAGAGGCTTAGTCTTCCATTCTTACAGCTCATCATCTCCATAGTGATTTCTTGTTTGGTGGTATATTCTTTGCGGTGCTGCAGTATAACGGGAATGAGAAGCTAGCATGGACTAAACAGCTCACAGCTCGGATCTGTTACTCATAGTATCCTGTTGGCTCCAGGAGGGAGTACACTGGGTAAACTAGCACAGCTCATTTCCTGTGCTGGCCTGAGTGGAACTTACTAAATTTCCAGGATTTGTTTGGAGTTTCCATGTCAGGTTCTTGttttgtatatatacagtacaatatTATCACCAGTCTCTTTATACTTAAAGGGCTAaatcaccccaaaattaaagaaattacaTCATTTCCTCATCCTTAAGGCATTGAAAacatgtttctttcttctgtggaacagaaAAAAGGATATTCAGCCAAATGTCAGAGCTGACATATCTTCCTAATATTTTTTCTAGGGACCATGTGCTGACAAGCGTCATCATTAATATAGTAGCTAGTTGTACACTATACACTATTCATCTTATTTTATCCTACTTAaggctgcagtccgtaagttttgcctctttgttgccgtctctgtttgaaaacctggaattgcagctctgtgtGGAATTACCTTCCGTGCGTGGGGTTGTGctccggcacggctccagcgcggatgaatctaatgttttgaggagtatgtgtgtcagtctgtcagtcaccgcaacggtgtggatatttactgtacttcgcaatcatagattctagcctacatcttggaatatatgacccaaataagaattttcaccctatattgccatctgaacaagtaagtaacaagtaacaagcattacaataaatcgcgctatcAATGGTGAATAAAtaacgatcggttagctcatatcgcatcaaaccgtgcaaattattattattgttatactttattctcaaattattaatgttaacaatatCAGCATTGCGTgcctatgagtatagtgtgtattagcgtgtagatttaaatttctgtacagtctaatctctaattgtcatgccattcgaacttcatattaagaaattattttaacccaaaatcaaattatgctcccttcgaactggttttctttaaaatacaaatcttgtgtaatcccaggctatctgtaatcagaagcatatttaaaactgaaatataatttcatttcattcacatgtgtttcatgaacacaatcctttctggattgCAATCCGCCaacaaaatgatacatttaattattgtagctgctgtgagaaaaggctaaacgatctgccacctgcaggatcctcacctgcgatagcctagtagccgggacaacttctttatgtttacagacgtgacgtaatgacgcagcagCATGCTCAAATTTCCCctgaaaacctacccgtaccactcaaattagaaaacattattataagctaaccgttgtgaatcgggctaaagtaaggcgatagttttgaacactggctggttatgtacttgctcaaatattgatttcagatcatttttaacccaaaaaaagttacagtcTGCAGCTTTAACATGGGATCTTTTTATTCCGATTCATTTGTAACTAATAACTATAACTAGAAGAATAATGATGCGCTGTAAAATGATTCGCACTACAAACCAATAtgtttacaattacaataatacataaaaataatatgataagaaaTACAAGTTAGCAATGTAAAGTAGCAT harbors:
- the si:ch73-335m24.2 gene encoding protein eva-1 homolog C isoform X1; this translates as MSPWSSCWSWCFLSIALSVNTRQTSSAPDFTDYLHRILKNHTAHACDGETLSIKCPSRTSVAVLSAFYGRRVPSPYLCPHTNPNITEENTDCTSTTAIQKVMSECQDRRECQIPVVSPVFGQDPCPETSKYIIVSYKCKPEHHRSRTVCENERMKLACKNDTVLAIYSATFGHLEHDSLECPQEAKTKPDIECLSPSALRRVSRKCHGRTNCSVLADAQGFGDPCFPGTKKHLRVSFTCVPRYLLEDVGRGKIDPFLLSDYTHGGWYTGPGVSRPQNIFTNSLEIFSQIQGLPETVALYFVSGICAGLFFLLCLFGLKSTLIRDLKDLASELGDELKSSHRTHGGLIDDFDDDDASLRSSFRHLARPYRTPDVFNPEMIMTVVMEERKDEDKPEMPNGDIWPHISSSPYAMHKIKTSSA
- the si:ch73-335m24.2 gene encoding protein eva-1 homolog C isoform X2; amino-acid sequence: MSPWSSCWSWCFLSIALSVNTRQTSSAPDFTDYLHRILKNHTAHACDGETLSIKCPSRTSVAVLSAFYGRRVPSPYLCPHTNPNITEENTDCTSTTAIQKVMSECQDRRECQIPVVSPVFGQDPCPETSKYIIVSYKCKPEHHRSRTVCENERMKLACKNDTVLAIYSATFGHLEHDSLECPQEAKTKPDIECLSPSALRRVSRKCHGRTNCSVLADAQGFGDPCFPGTKKHLRVSFTCVPRYLLEDVGRGKIDPFLLSDYTHGLPETVALYFVSGICAGLFFLLCLFGLKSTLIRDLKDLASELGDELKSSHRTHGGLIDDFDDDDASLRSSFRHLARPYRTPDVFNPEMIMTVVMEERKDEDKPEMPNGDIWPHISSSPYAMHKIKTSSA